One genomic region from Anopheles bellator chromosome 2, idAnoBellAS_SP24_06.2, whole genome shotgun sequence encodes:
- the LOC131211949 gene encoding cytochrome b5-like isoform X1 has product MATKELKQFSLAEVADACKDGDTLMVIHDKVYDVTKFLTEHPGGEEVLIEAAGKDATADFDDVGHSTDAKEQMKQYVVGELIEADRKKKASKGCNLSIDRRLAMAAGSAVAVGVGLALIFKVAGSKK; this is encoded by the exons ATGGCCACAAAGGAACTGAAGCAGTTCAGTCTGGCGGAAGTGGCCGATGCCTGCAAGGACGGCGATACTCTGATGGTGATTCATGACAAGGTGTACGATGTAACCAAGTTTCTGACCGAG CATCCCGGTGGCGAGGAGGTACTGATAGAGGCGGCCGGGAAGGACGCAACGGCCGACTTTGATGACGTTGGCCACAGCACCGACGCCAA GGAGCAGATGAAGCAGTACGTCGTCGGGGAACTGATCGAAGCGGATCGGAAAAAGAAAGCCTCCAAAGG GTGCAacctttcgatcgatcggcggttGGCGATGGCTGCCGGATCGGCAGTGGCGGTCGGGGTCGGTCTGGCGCTGATCTTCAAGGTGGCAGGCAGTAAGAAGTGA
- the LOC131211949 gene encoding cytochrome b5-like isoform X3, whose translation MATKELKQFSLAEVADACKDGDTLMVIHDKVYDVTKFLTEHPGGEEVLIEAAGKDATADFDDVGHSTDAKEQMKQYVVGELIEADRKKKASKGSDSSSTASSSWLGSLKTKFFG comes from the exons ATGGCCACAAAGGAACTGAAGCAGTTCAGTCTGGCGGAAGTGGCCGATGCCTGCAAGGACGGCGATACTCTGATGGTGATTCATGACAAGGTGTACGATGTAACCAAGTTTCTGACCGAG CATCCCGGTGGCGAGGAGGTACTGATAGAGGCGGCCGGGAAGGACGCAACGGCCGACTTTGATGACGTTGGCCACAGCACCGACGCCAA GGAGCAGATGAAGCAGTACGTCGTCGGGGAACTGATCGAAGCGGATCGGAAAAAGAAAGCCTCCAAAGG TTCCGATTCCTCCTCGACCGCTTCGTCCTCCTGGCTGGGATCGTTGAAGACGAAATTTTTCGGTTGA
- the LOC131211949 gene encoding cytochrome b5-like isoform X2 yields the protein MATKELKQFSLAEVADACKDGDTLMVIHDKVYDVTKFLTEHPGGEEVLIEAAGKDATADFDDVGHSTDAKEQMKQYVVGELIEADRKKKASKGSSDSSSTASSSWLGSLKTKFFG from the exons ATGGCCACAAAGGAACTGAAGCAGTTCAGTCTGGCGGAAGTGGCCGATGCCTGCAAGGACGGCGATACTCTGATGGTGATTCATGACAAGGTGTACGATGTAACCAAGTTTCTGACCGAG CATCCCGGTGGCGAGGAGGTACTGATAGAGGCGGCCGGGAAGGACGCAACGGCCGACTTTGATGACGTTGGCCACAGCACCGACGCCAA GGAGCAGATGAAGCAGTACGTCGTCGGGGAACTGATCGAAGCGGATCGGAAAAAGAAAGCCTCCAAAGG TAGTTCCGATTCCTCCTCGACCGCTTCGTCCTCCTGGCTGGGATCGTTGAAGACGAAATTTTTCGGTTGA